tttttctgatcttGAGCCCTGAATGTCGCTGGTGTCTTCTCTCAGTCTTCCCGTAGAGTTCACTGTGGAAAAGGTCAAGTTCGCTGGTTCTGGATGTTTTACAGATCAGAAGATAAAATATCCTCTGAGCCTTTGCAATACAAAAGTAACAACTGGTGCTTCCTCAGGTGGTTCttctgtggataactggctagctgaaaagggtcacatagacatagtccagctggctggacaaaaatgcacatggctctcagcttatctgaagtaaagcaaaatacactgtctttggctgtcgttacacagtaacaggaagatcgcgatgggaaaagaatgttgcaggtgggaacagataactacagaagagaaacaacgggtgggcttggtatttaggcaactaacccataatgagcttaacttttgtaatatgtatgagctaattataacaaggcataaaaggtgactgtaaggcacaataaatgaagtctgctgatcactcatattgagtgactgtgtcttccctccgtcacGACATTCTTCATATACGGGTTGTTTCACATCTCCATAGGCAGACATAACAACAGCTTGGAAAAGACTGATCAATACATAGGTCATCGCCAACATGAAAGaggctaggaaaaaaaaaacatccagcaACTTGGATGAAAATGCAGTATCTCTGAAAGCTGAGATGCAGGAGAATATGGTCTGAGCTGAGTGAATCGTGCTATTGTAATTCCATTCATGCTGCCCAAAGACAAGGTAGCCAAAAGCCATAAATACAAAGAAGTAAACCACCACCATGAGAGCCATTGAGGACATTCCAGGAAGGGCTGCCAAGATACATCTTCGTGCCGGGGGCACGCCATAAAAGAAGTGACGATATTTCAGAgttttcaaaatgacaaaaaatgctaaaaagcCCATAGTAATCCTTAACATGTGATCTAAATGAGCAACTGCatgaaaaggaatgaaatcGTTTGGGTGAAGTAAGTAAAAGTTCACTGTATCAGCTCCCACTTTGAACTTCATGACCTTTAAAATAACAAGGAACAGGAATACTAATTTTAAGCTGAAGTTTATCGtattggaaatgtttttaatgtaatcAGTTTTTTCCTGGCCTATGATGTGAAGCTCTTCTGCAATGTAAATGAGCATAAAGGCAAGAACAATtacaaacacaaacatttgAGCTTTAGTTTGCTGATGAAAAATGGGGAGTGCAAAAGAGTGTGCTGACAAACTTGGTTTTATGATCCCCAAATGAGACATCTCAAATATGACCGAGATGGTGCAAAAGAGGTCTGCATCTGAGTTAAATGTAGTTAGTTCGATGATCACCGCCCACGTCTTTTCATCAAGCCAGTTGCTCTGTTGCAGAGCATCCAGCCTTGTTGTTGAATTAGATCTTCCTTCTTCAGGGAAAAAGTAAAACGTGTATCCTGCTGGTCCATTTGTGTGCAAATTTCCATATGAATAATACATCCATGGAGTCCTGTTTCGCTGGTAAGTGAATGCACCGTCACTGCTGGCATCCTTGGAAACAGACGGGTTGGCAACCTTTGTCCAAGTGCCAGCGGAGTCACCTTTCTCTGGTATGTCATGGCCGTATTTGCGAAGACAGTGGCTTTCACTGATCACAGAGTTATTTGCAAAGCTGAGAGGATGGGAACATTTTTTCTCGGTACCTTCAGCCCGCAGTTGCCTCATCCTAGGCAAACCAATGATTTTGGACCAGCTCTCGGGAAGGAAGGTTGGCTGAATGTCACTGTGGATCAAAGGCAAGAATGAGTCTTTCACCCACACATAGATATGTTCTAGCTTATCTACACTGGCGAGTCATGGAGAGAATTGGTTATGGATGAACTGGTTGTAGTGGAAACTGTTGGCGTTCTCAGTGGAATAGGCAAAATTTAACAGCAGTGTTAAAAAGGCAAGATGACTGATGAAACTTTTGGCAAAAGTAAATGCCTTGCCTTTAATTTTTGCCCTTTTCAGCATGTTTGCAATTTCATCAGCATCTAAAGGTTTATACTGCTTGCTGCCTCTGAGTTTAGCAAGTTTCCGGTGCTTCTCTCTCATCTCATCAGCCTTCATCATTTCTGTAGCCAGCTTCTTCTCATAACACTTTTCATGAGTTAACCATGCGatgttttcacagtattttggaTGAATTGTACTCATAgctgagaaaaagaatatttttagaattGCAAGGAAAACGGTCTCAATATAGGAGATTGCAGATGCTAAAAGCCACTCTAGTGAGGTCTGATAGCCGTAAGACAAACCATAGGACACAATGAAAAACGATGATAGCCCACTTATAGCTGTAAGTAGTGCGCACAAGACATAGTTGCACCACCAACAAAAAGCTATGCGTGGTCTCTTGCGAAAGAGCATGAAGGCACTGCTTAgtggcttgctttctttctgaaagttgCCCCCTTCTTCTGTGTAATTATTACTAAAATTGGACTCTGATGGTGGCCTCCTCTGGCAGGCCTTAGCCATTGGAGGGGAATTTGTGGTTCTTGTCTGCTCCTCTGTTCCAATTCCATTTGCGTCTCTTTCAGAAACTGTGCGATTACTCCACTTTGGGGGATCTCCCTCGCTTCTTGTCTTTCCGGAACATGACAGGCTCTGTGAGTTCCTGGGACCAGGAAGGTTTTCCAGCAGATGAATATTCGTCAGTTGTGCCGAAGTTTCTGGAAGGTACAATTTTTGCAAACTTTCCTCCGAGTTCTTCAGATTTCCAGACAGGAGGGGTGAATTTGCCTTTGGTTCCGTCTGAGCCACACCACGAGGAGAAGCTTTCTTCTGGGAATACTTCAGTAAGGCAATTATAATAATTTCCACAGGTTTGGTAATCAAAACACATTCAATTCCTACTGTTATTGCTTTCAAATACTGCAGGTATATTGGAGATTCTTCATCCTTGTCAGCATTAAAGAACATAATGCCAACAAGCAAGTTCGATAATAATACTGCTAAACAGGCAGACAGACGTTGGAGCCTGCTGAAAGTGTCACTGGCAACGGCAGAAAAAATGGAGATCCACAGATGGCCCTCTTTCAGGCTGTTGGCAAAATGAATAGAAAAATAGTCGATTCTGAGCAGAGGTGTCTTGGGGTCTGTGACGGCAAATGTCCTTTCTAGTACATGATCACTCTTGTCAAGAGAGAGCCATTTCCGGCACATGAAGAACCAGGTCTTCCTGGTGGACATATCCTCAACTTTGGCTCTGCTTAAGAACCAGCTTGGGGATGGGCCCTTGTTATTATGCCAGACCCTGAAGGAAGAAATCTCTCCCAAGTCTTTCTTAGTAGTCAACAGAAAGCAATCGGTGCTTCCTCGTtggaaagatggaaaatgtGGGTGCCGTAAACAATGGACATCACTCCTGCCATTCTGGCTGATGAGCTGAAGAAAGACATCTGCTGTGGTTCCAGCTTCCCAGTGACTGCCTGTGTATAAAGTGACTAAATATCTGCCCTTATCAAAGGGGTCGTTGTCCGGCAGAACGATAATCTTGTCTTTCCTGTCCCTCTCAGCCCTGTCTTTTCTCACGGCCCAgaggcacaaaagaaaatagacGGCAAAAATGAAGAGCACCGTTAATAATGTGACTGGGTTTTGAGGTATATCTGCTATCAGGATTTTTCCCAGATCTATTGCGTTGGGCGTAGCTATTACTTTGGCTGCCAGGAACCTGATGTCATATGTGGACGCCTTTGACGCAGCGTGAACTGTCAGACTTCTGCGactctgcttcattttgcagaCACAGTGTACCCTCTGCCAGTCAGTCAAGGAGCCAAGCCTGCACACGTCTTCTCTCCACAGACTTTGAACCCCGTCCAGAAATAAGCACTGATCACTAAAAACATGTATGCTCACCAGCCTCTGCGTTCGATACCTTACAACATACGATGTCAGCAAGACAACGGAGATGTTGTGAGGGTCTGTACCGCTTCCTTGAGCTGTGGTTGTCAACAGTGACTCTGGAAGACAGATCATATAGGGAGCCTTAATGTTACAGTCAGTGCTAGCGGTCTCATTTTCACTTGCCACTGTTGGCATGttgtgaaaagcagcaaacGAGGCTGTGGGATGAGCGTGAGTGACGCTGGTGCCTGTAAATACTAGCACCTTGAAAGTAACTTGTAATTTTGTCAGGATCTGGATGTATATGCTCTTAGTGTTTCTGTTGACTTCAAAACTAAATCCTCCAGTTGTGTAAGTTTGTGTTTTATCGGGTCCCATTGCTAACTGAAAAGTTGaagtttccttctctttcctagCAACAGTAATTTCTGCTCCTTCAGGCGTGATCCCCAGTAGATCTCCATTAGCCTTGCTCTCTGCCATTTTAAACCCCAAGACCattgttttgatttctgatGTGTGACCTAACCAAGGGAAAGGGTTCTCGTCGAACTCAAAAAGAGCAGTGGATATCACGGCATCATGCGGCAATCCCGAATAATTTCCCTTTCTCAGTGATAGATAAAAGCAATTCCTGCAGGTGTTGCTGGTAGAGAAAGCATTTGCAATGTTCCaggtttcctctttcttcagcGTGATGTTccagtgttttgtttccattcGAGTCTCTGTTTCTCCAGGGACTTTGCCCTGGAAAACTATGTCCATTAAATTTTCCATGATGGAGAAGGCTTGTTTAACTCCATTTACGTTGACGTTCCTGCAATGCAGAAGAGCAGCTCTCAGGATGTTGGACAAGCATCTTAGTATTCCACTGGTCTGAATTTCTGCCTCCTCAGACCAACGGCTCTCATTCCTCTGTATCTTCAGCACTCCCGTCACCTCTGTCAGTTTCCTAATGGCAAGATCTTGTGATCTAATATTCACTTCCTCAGCTTCCTTTGTGGCTTGAGAAAGAGAAGCAACTACTTGGTTGATTTCCATTGTGCTCTCAACTGAAATATTCAGGGCTGTTTTAACCAGGTTTTCCCGAAACTGAGCCTTAGGGAGGTGGcgagctggtgctgctttaaTATAGTTTAAGACTGAGGCTACCAGATAAGCCAAATAACCTGCTCTAATATAATCTCCAGTCTGGAGATAAGATGTCATCGGTGCACTTAAACCGCTTACTGAGGCCAGCAGTTCATGATATACAACAGCTAGTGGTCGACTGTTAATTGGGTTCCGCACACGGACATATAAACTCACTTGGGTAAATGCCCCAAGGGAATCACAGACTTGAACACAAAGTGTCAAGGTGTACTTCTGAGAGGGCACTCCaactgggagaagagatggaggAGTTTTAGGCTGATAACCAAAGTACAGAATTGTgccaaatgtattttctgccaCAGAAGTTATTTTGGTAGTTTTGGGTACATCGGAAGCTACTATCACTTTATATGTCAGAGGTAAATCGCTGTCAGAAAATCCACTGCACTGAACAACAAATTTTGTCAGAAAGGCTGTGCCCTGGTGTGGGTTGATGGTACACTTGCCAGCCCTAGGAGGAGAATTTACCTTAAATGCATGTCTGTAGACTGAGGACCTACCATCCCAAGTAGTTACTTTGAATAGAAGTACGTAGAGTCGATGTGCAGTCTTTGTAAAAGTCAGAGCCCGTATAGACAGGTAAGCCCCAGACCTCCCTGTTGAGGTTCTGGAAGACCAGTCAAAGCTAATTTCTGTagagttttctaaaaaaagggACCAGTAGTAGACTGGCTGGCTATTTCT
The Falco peregrinus isolate bFalPer1 chromosome 6, bFalPer1.pri, whole genome shotgun sequence genome window above contains:
- the LOC129784765 gene encoding LOW QUALITY PROTEIN: polycystin family receptor for egg jelly-like (The sequence of the model RefSeq protein was modified relative to this genomic sequence to represent the inferred CDS: inserted 1 base in 1 codon; substituted 2 bases at 2 genomic stop codons) → MLGVDPRPRKTSFLWRWKHSYKGNPHAFCCFHSSRPCLPAVPGGGSGSPGERPQPLGRASHWPPAAHAPAAVRPPPLWASTAAVCLLLQLLGCTALTVQCSSASCTVPKCFHHHVSVKMSGKDMRLFVLWPQTHLIHVWQPAERGWCARLKSASWQKFSSQGGRPSSLLLPHSEHQDTPLPAIYPSAKLQQTCATCYSYSLTMCYRHQGLHVASVSIEQMPCISLSLHLKVKPDLLHVLSISSKLLSVSQQPLSLSRKVQPLSPRTLAYRLVVDTQAVGGWLCFCSSFSLPSNFCAIPQPQSLSEIVVARIYFHVDGKRSEELMGELHLLSGTLSLTAGRATPTHVYLQPGKTDSSTCIFRYNHGMFYTTKENSSPVSTDGPYAHAVLYQHKLFSIEFVAFQRYKFSMYLYMNQKKTLFRSLAERDLEKDHLLQNSTDTYNNHGRNAKRFVRRSALPFDAEKYTGFVAKVNGTRTAPTPAPLRVRVNSYAAKTIKAPVSSQKEACYIDTVQIQKPVLHTSVLRQKRSTSFYLFVRLLVDCNVGISIKPLWRIYPVQDTTTIPDWTKPLNSSLMHGIEMIHLTVPSFTLDYGLYLFYFTVAITPIRTTTVLRGSDKVYVQIESTDLVANIAGGMFRTVGFSDNWTLDGSASHDPDSQEGLQGITFTWYCTKEVSDYKIMKVSPGKSCHPSQRDLKWLTSSGPVQAMPPESLPGNALYYFRLVIQKDGRKSYADQTVDVQPGSPLLLDVACLENCGSTLIPTERFTLAGKCLNCRRNSQPVYYWSLFLENSTEISFDWSSRTSTGRSGAYLSIRALTFTKTAHRLYVLLFKVTTWDGRSSVYRHAFKVNSPPRAGKCTINPHQGTAFLTKFVVQCSGFSDSDLPLTYKVIVASDVPKTTKITSVAENTFGTILYFGYQPKTPPSLLPVGVPSQKYTLTLCVQVCDSLGAFTQVSLYVRVRNPINSRPLAVVYHELLASVSGLSAPMTSYLQTGDYIRAGYLAYLVASVLNYIKAAPARHLPKAQFRENLVKTALNISVESTMEINQVVASLSQATKEAEEVNIRSQDLAIRKLTEVTGVLKIQRNESRWSEEAEIQTSGILRCLSNILRAALLHCRNVNVNGVKQAFSIMENLMDIVFQGKVPGETETRMETKHWNITLKKEETWNIANAFSTSNTCRNCFYLSLRKGNYSGLPHDAVISTALFEFDENPFPWLGHTSEIKTMVLGFKMAESKANGDLLGITPEGAEITVARKEKETSTFQLAMGPDKTQTYTTGGFSFEVNRNTKSIYIQILTKLQVTFKVLVFTGTSVTHAHPTASFAAFHNMPTVASENETASTDCNIKAPYMICLPESLLTTTAQGSGTDPHNISVVLLTSYVVRYRTQRLVSIHVFSDQCLFLDGVQSLWREDVCRLGSLTDWQRVHCVCKMKQSRRSLTVHAASKASTYDIRFLAAKVIATPNAIDLGKILIADIPQNPVTLLTVLFIFAVYFLLCLWAVRKDRAERDRKDKIIVLPDNDPFDKGRYLVTLYTGSHWEAGTTADVFLQLISQNGRSDVHCLRHPHFPSFQRGSTDCFLLTTKKDLGEISSFRVWHNNKGPSPSWFLSRAKVEDMSTRKTWFFMCRKWLSLDKSDHVLERTFAVTDPKTPLLRIDYFSIHFANSLKEGHLWISIFSAVASDTFSRLQRLSACLAVLLSNLLVGIMFFNADKDEESPIYLQYLKAITVGIECVLITKPVEIIIIALLKYSQKKASPRGVAQTEPKANSPLLSGNLKNSEESLQKLYLPETSAQLTNIHLLENLPGPRNSQSLSCSGKTRSEGDPPKWSNRTVSERDANGIGTEEQTRTTNSPPMAKACQRRPPSESNFSNNYTEEGGNFQKESKPLSSAFMLFRKRPRIAFCWWCNYVLCALLTAISGLSSFFIVSYGLSYGYQTSLEWLLASAISYIETVFLAILKIFFFSAMSTIHPKYCENIAWLTHEKCYEKKLATEMMKADEMREKHRKLAKLRGSKQYKPLDADEIANMLKRAKIKGKAFTFAKSFISHLAFLTLLLNFAYSTENANSFHYNQFIHNQFSPXLASVDKLEHIYVWVKDSFLPLIHSDIQPTFLPESWSKIIGLPRMRQLRAEGTEKKCSHPLSFANNSVISESHCLRKYGHDIPEKGDSAGTWTKVANPSVSKDASSDGAFTYQRNRTPWMYYSYGNLHTNGPAGYTFYFFPEEGRSNSTTRLDALQQSNWLDEKTWAVIIELTTFNSDADLFCTISVIFEMSHLGIIKPSLSAHSFALPIFHQQTKAQMFVFVIVLAFMLIYIAEELHIIGQEKTDYIKNISNTINFSLKLVFLFLVILKVMKFKVGADTVNFYLLHPNDFIPFHAVAHLDHMLRITMGFLAFFVILKTLKYRHFFYGVPPARRCILAALPGMSSMALMVVVYFFVFMAFGYLVFGQHEWNYNSTIHSAQTIFSCISAFRDTAFSSKLLDVFFFLASFMLAMTYVLISLFQAVVMSAYGDVKQPVYEEXPPEEAPVVTFVLQRLRXIFYLLICKTSRTSELDLFHSELYGKTERRHQRHSGLKIRKINGRKMVYLLI